One region of Gossypium raimondii isolate GPD5lz chromosome 6, ASM2569854v1, whole genome shotgun sequence genomic DNA includes:
- the LOC105771586 gene encoding uncharacterized protein LOC105771586 encodes MKGYLDVLLELFYVKPWATRSLMAQGDTILHGCVRCNQLEALKFLATEGISDQEFVNCLNYEGNTILHMAIVANQTQAIKFLIRREEVDKNCKNKDGFKALDLLSQNQTYEFANDESLSDVIRNNILSSKQEPDESNAIPKSKRSNVDWLERKCHNLILAASLLANMAFHAAVNPPSGVWQDNDTSHRAGHSVFADTNPNTYTQFLISNTFGFMASLIIIQLLISGLPIRRKLFKWVLMVVMSVAIAAMVFAYAVSLVPLTSDPAYSWLLIRLWTIFMILLFAAQEVRLMIKFFKFVGNLIMRFINWISSEA; translated from the exons ATGAAAGGCTACCTTGATGTGTTGCTAGAATTGTTTTATGTCAAACCCTGGGCAACTCGATCGTTGATGGCCCAAGGTGACACCATTTTGCATGGATGCGTGAGGTGCAACCAGCTTGAGGCTTTGAAGTTCTTGGCGACTGAAGGAATTTCAGATCAAGAGTTTGTGAATTGTCTAAACTACGAGGGTAACACAATCTTGCATATGGCAATAGTTGCTAACCAAACACAG GCCATAAAGTTTTTGATTCGTCGGGAAGAGGTGGATAAGAATTGTAAGAATAAAGATGGCTTCAAGGCACTTGATCTTTTATCACAAAACCAAACATATGAGTTTGCTAACGATGAGTCATTGTCTGACGTAATAAGGAACAACATCTTATCATCCAAACAAGAACCTGATGAATCAAATGCAATACCGAAGTCTAAGAGAAGCAATGTTGATTGGTTGGAAAGAAAATGCCACAACCTAATCCTGGCAGCTTCGCTGCTAGCGAACATGGCATTCCATGCAGCCGTCAATCCTCCTAGTGGAGTTTGGCAAGACAACGACACTAGTCACAGGGCAGGGCATTCTGTATTTGCAGATACAAATCCAAATACATATACCCAATTCCTCATATCAAATACATTTGGTTTCATGGCATCTCTCATCATCATCCAATTGCTTATAAGCGGATTGCCAATCCGGCGTAAATTGTTTAAGTGGGTTTTAATGGTCGTCATGTCGGTTGCCATTGCTGCCATGGTATTTGCATATGCAGTCTCTCTCGTACCTTTAACATCCGATCCTGCATACTCTTGGCTACTCATAAGGCTTTGGACCATCTTCATGATCTTACTGTTTGCTGCGCAGGAGGTTCGACTGATGATTAAATTTTTCAAGTTTGTGGGGAACTTAATAATGAGGTTCATAAACTGGATCTCTTCCGAAGCTTAA